The region GAGGGAAAACACGGTGACCGCGGAGGCGTGCATGAACACGTTGAAGGCGAGCTTGTGCCGGGCCGTCTTCAGGATCAGGTTCCAGCCGGCGTGCATGGCCGCGGACACGAGAATGAGGAGGAGGGCCCGGGTCGGCATCCGGATACCATACGGCGGGCGCCCCCATGCGTCAATCGGCGCTGCGAAGAACCTCCCCGCGAGCCAAGGTCCCCGATTGCCGGCGCAGCACCCGCAGGAGGGGGGGGCGAGCGGAGATGGAAGTCTTTGCGGACTCCCGGGGGAGATCAGGGGGTGGAGCAGGGTCCCCGTCGGGACGGCGGAGCAAGCCCCTCCCTCCGAGGATGCGGAGCCGTCTTGGAGCGGAGCTCCCTCCGAGGCGGCGAAGCCGATCCCGGGCGCCTTCAGGATCGGGGGCTACATTCGCGGGGGCACTGGCGACCGGCTCCGCTGATGTCGGGATCGGAGGTTGACCCGCGTCAAGGGCATCTTCCCGGTCCCGGGGTAGAGTGGAATCCGGGAGGCGAACCGAATGTCGATCGTTCATGGCGTGCTCACCGCGATCCACCTGCTCGCCGCCGTCGCGTGGCTCGGGGGGATGATCTTCCACATCGCGGTTCTGGACCCCGTATTCCGGAGGAACGAGGTGAGTTTCCAGAGCGCATTTCTGCTGGCGCTCATGGAGCGCCGGTTCCGCAAGCTGGTCGGCTCCTCGATCGTCCTGCTCGTCGGCAGCGGGGCCGTCAAGGCGTACCTTCTGCTCGGTTCCCTCCCCGCGCTGTGGGCCACGACGGCCGGGCGCTGGATCCTGCTCAAGATCCTGCTCACGGGGGGGATGCTCGTCGTCTTCGCGGTCTGTCCGAAGACGACCTCCTGCTCCCCGATCCCCGGTGCCTGCGACATCGACTCCGGAGCGCTCCCCACGGGGGGGATGGAAGGAACGATCCGGGAGCGGTCGAAGGTGATTCTGCCGAAGGTGGCGCTCGCCCTGGGGATCGCCGCCCTGGTCACCGCCGTCTACCTTCGGGGTTGACCCGGGGGCTATAATCACGGAATGTCCGCCTCACGGATCGTTCGCCGGGTCGCGCTGCTGGCCGGGGGCGCCATGGTGCTCTGGAACCCCCACTGGACGGCGGTGTCCTAGGTTCCCGGGTACCTCAGAAATGCGGTCATCGTCTCGGAGGACGCGAACTTCTACTCCCACGAGGGGGTCGACCACGAGGCGATCCGGAAGGCGATCCGGGACGACCTCCGGAAGGGCCGGCTCGCCCGCGGCGGGAGCACGATCACCCAGCAGCTCGCCAAGAACCTGTTCCTGTCGCGGGAGAGGACGATTTCGCGGAAGGTCAAGGAGTACGTGCTGGCGCGCCGGATCGACGACCGGCTCTCCAAGTCCCGGATCCTGGAGCTCTACCTGAACGTCGTCGAGCTCGGCCCGATGGTCTACGGCGTCGGCCACGCGTCTGCCTATTATTTCGGGAAGAAGCCCTTGGAGTTGACGCTTCGGGAGAGCTCCTTCCTGGCCGCCATGCTGCCTGGCCCCCGGGTCTACAATCCCTACCGGAAACTCGGTCGGGTGATGGCCCGCTCGGACCGGATCCTGCGGAGGATGTTCGCCGCCGGAATGGTCACCGAGGAGGAGTATCGTGCCGCACTCGCGGAGGTGCCCAGCATCGAGGGGCTTGAGCAGAAGGTGGGACGCACGCTGGCCTCCCCGTCTCCCGGCGAAGACACGGGGGAGGCGGATCGGTCCCGCTGATCCGCGGGGAAAACCCCCTCCGCCCGAGCGGTGCGTCAGTCCTTCGCCAGTGTCGTCCGGATTGCATCAGGATGGTGCGCACCGTCGGATCCGCCGGGAGCGAGTTCCGGATCTACCTGCCCGCGGTCCTGGGCCGGGAGCCCTGCTGAGCCCTTCGCAGCGCCTGCGCGACATCCGCCACCAGATCGTCCGGGTGTTCCATCCCCACCGACAGCCGTACGAGGGCGGGGGTCAGCCCTACTTCGGCCTGCTCCTCCGGGGGGATGTCCGCGTGGGTCATCGTGGCGGGGTGGGTGACGAGCGACTCCACGCCGCCCAGGCTCTCCGCCAGCAGGACGACCTTCAGGGAGTTCAGGAAGGCGGGAACGGCTTCTTCCCGGGCCAGCTCGAAGGAGAGGATCGCCCCGGGTCCCGAGGACTGCGAACGGTGCATCGCTGCGCGCAGGTGGCCGGGGAGGCCGGGGTAGAAGACCTTCCGGACGAAGGGGTGGGCCGACAGGAAGGCGGCCATGACCCCGGCGGTCTCCTGCGCCCGGGCGATCCGGACCGGCAGCGTCTTGATCCCGCGCAGGAGGAGCCAGCAGTCGAACGGGGAGAGGACCGCGCCGACCGCCTTTTGGGCGAAGTGCATCTTCTCGCCCAGCTCCGGGTCGGACACGACCGCCGCGCCCCCGATCAGGTCGTTGTGCCCGCCGAGGAACTTGGTCGCGCTGTGGATCACGATGTCGGACCCCAGCTCGAGCGGTCGCTGCAGGATCGGCGACATGAAGGTGCTGTCCACGATGGAGAGGATCCCCCGTTCCCGGGCGATCCGGGCGGCCCCGCGCAGATCCGCGATCTTCATGAGCGGGTTCGTCGGGGTCTCGATGAAGAGGGCACGTGTCTTCCGGTCGATCCGCCGCGCGACCTTTGCTGTGTCCCCCATGTCGATATACTCGAAGGAGAGTCCGCTCCGCTTCAGGATCTGCTCGAAGAGCCGGTACGTCCCCCCGTAGAGGTCGTCCGAGCAGAGGATCCGGTCTCCGGAACCGAACAGGGTCATCACCGCCGAAACCGCGGCCATGCCGGAGGAGAACGCGAACGCCCTCGTGCCTCCCTCCAGTTCGGCGAGCGCCTTCTCCGCGGCCTGCCGGGTGGGATTCTCCGAGCGGGAGTAGTCGAACCCCCGGTGCTTCCCGAAGGCGTCGTACCGGTAGATGGCGGTCGGGTAGATCGGGACGCTCACCGATCCGTAGGCCCGGTCGGCCCCCACCCCCGCCTGCGCGGCAACCGTCTCGATCGAGCGCTTCCGTTTCATCCCCCGCCCTCCTCCGGCTCCGCCGGGACCTCTCCGTGCATCAGATGTGGTAGATGACGTTTCGGGCTTTCCGCTCCTGGGCGTCCGACTCCTCCCGCGCGAGGTCGGCCAGGGTCCAGCGGTCCAGCACCGTGCCGACCGCTTCGGAGGCCTCCCGGACGAGGCGGGTGACCGCCGGGGAGCTCTCCTCCGCACCGGCCTTTCCGGCTCCCCTCCGCCGCTCCCCCGATGCGATGGGCCCCTCGATGACCCGGATGATCTCGGAGGAACGGATCGTCTCCGGCCGCCGGGCAAGCAGGTATCCTCCTCCGACCCCCCGCTTGCTCCGCATGATCCCGCCGTTTTTCAGCTCCAGCAGGATCAGCTCCAGGAATTTCTTCGGGATCCCGTTTTTTTCCGCCAGCTCCTTGATTTGAAAGGTTGTTTCCTCTGGGAACCGGGATGCGTAGATCAGGGCCCGCAGGGCATATTCGGTTTTTTTGGACAGGCGCATGACCCCTCCGGAGGTTATTCTATAATCTCCACTGTAAAGATAGTGATTTTTCCCGTCAAGCGACTCGGCCGTCCCGTTCCACCACGAGCAGATAGGACGCATCCTTCCGGTGAACCTCCGCGACCCGATGCCCCTCCTGCTTGAGGGAGGAGATCACGTTTTTCAACGCTCCCTCCGCAAGCAGGACGGCAAGCTTTCCTCCTGCTGGAATCTTCGAAAG is a window of Deltaproteobacteria bacterium GWC2_65_14 DNA encoding:
- a CDS encoding cystathionine gamma-synthase (catalyzes the formation of cystathionine from L-cysteine and O-succinyl-L-homoserine), whose protein sequence is MKRKRSIETVAAQAGVGADRAYGSVSVPIYPTAIYRYDAFGKHRGFDYSRSENPTRQAAEKALAELEGGTRAFAFSSGMAAVSAVMTLFGSGDRILCSDDLYGGTYRLFEQILKRSGLSFEYIDMGDTAKVARRIDRKTRALFIETPTNPLMKIADLRGAARIARERGILSIVDSTFMSPILQRPLELGSDIVIHSATKFLGGHNDLIGGAAVVSDPELGEKMHFAQKAVGAVLSPFDCWLLLRGIKTLPVRIARAQETAGVMAAFLSAHPFVRKVFYPGLPGHLRAAMHRSQSSGPGAILSFELAREEAVPAFLNSLKVVLLAESLGGVESLVTHPATMTHADIPPEEQAEVGLTPALVRLSVGMEHPDDLVADVAQALRRAQQGSRPRTAGR